The Pirellulales bacterium DNA window TAGCCCGAAGCGTCAGCGAGGGACGCCGATGACAGACGTTAATTTCTCTTCGATGCGGCTTTCGCGGATCTGCGGAATCGAGGGCGTGTGCAAATCGGCAAATGGACAGCCTTGTGGCGGTTCGTCCTCGCTAACGCTTCGGGCCAGTGTGCCGGTCGGCGGGTCTTCCGACCGGGTTGGCATTCGATTTGGCAGACGAAGCTTACCGGCCGATATGGCGGCCAGTTACTATACGACCCATCGCGTTTGGCTTGTCTCGGATTCGGCAAGCACATATTCGAGAGCCGACTTCGAGGGCGTGCTAGACGGCGTCGTGAGGCTGATCCAACCCGACGCGGCCGAGCTAGTGCTGTTCTCCGCCACCACCTCAAACTGGTAGGTCGTTCCGGCCGACATGCCGGAAATCGTCGCCGAGCTTGTGCTGCCGCTCACTGCGCCCAAATAAACCGCTTGCCGGCCGTTCCAATAATAAATCGCATATTCGGTCGCGCCCGGCGAATCGGTCCAAGAGAGCGTGCCTGCCGTGGACGAAGTTGCCGTGGCGGTCACTTTTGTCGGCGCGGCCAGAGCCACGGTCTTTGGCATCGTGACACTCGCGACATTGCTCGCCGCGCTTGTGGAGGTCGCGTTGTAGGCAACGACGTAGAACGATTCAGTAGCGCCCGGCGTCAGGCCGCTGATGCTGACCGACGTGGTTCCAGAGCTTCCAAGTTCCGTCACGCTGCTGCCGTTCTTTTCATAAATCAGATATCCGGTGGCGCCGGCCGAGGCGCTCCAAGATAGTGTGGCGGTCGTGCTGGAGGTGGCGATGGCTGCGGCATTCGTCGGTGCCGCGATCGCGACGGCGGCAGCTTGCGTGGTCGTGTTGAACCAAGGGGTCGTGCCAGAGCCGGCCGTGTTGCTTGCCACGATTTCGAATGCATACTTCGTCTTGGCGGCCAAGCCGGTGACGGAATACGATGCCGTCGAAGAGCCGACCGTACCGACGTCTACCACGTTTGGACTGCTTGCGGTTTGATTGGTGGCAGTTCCTTCAAACTCGTAGATCGTGTAGCCCGTCGCGCCGCTCGACAACGACCAGCTCAAATTGATCTGGCTGCTCGAGATTGCGGTCGCGGAATAGGTCGCTGGGGAAACGGGCGCGGAAACCGTGCCGCCGCCAGTCGAAGTCGAGGCGCCGTAGCCGGCCAGATACGGAATCAGCAGATTTGCGGCGGGAGTGCCGATGCCCGTGGCCAGGTCGTAGCCGGGGCCAGCCGATTCGTACTGTGTGCTGCCGACGGTGATGTCGTGGAAATCGGCGGCCGGAGCGGCATAGAGGGCGGCCAGTGTTTGCGACGCCCCGTTGAGCGTTCCCAAGCTCGCTGCGGCGCGGCCTTGATCGGCGATGGCAATCAAAGCGGCCCATTGCGGGGCGCCGGCGCTCGTGCCACCGACATCGATCCATCCGCCGGTGCCGTCGAACGAGTCGTAAACGGCGTATCCGACGCCCGCATCGTACGAAACATCGGGCACATCGCGGCCGGAGAATTCTTTGCTCACCCCGCCGCCGCCGCTATAGGTCGTTCCATCGGAAGTTTGCGGCTCCCAGGCCGTTTCGCTGCTGATCGTGTTGTTGGAATTCAAATACACGTCGGTGCCGCCGACGGCCAGCACATTGGGCGACTCGGCCGGGAAATTCGCCACGCCTTCGTCGCCCGTCGATGCGACGAATGTGATTCCCTGATGACCGCTGG harbors:
- a CDS encoding fibronectin type III domain-containing protein is translated as MLRKRNSRKNSTKNARTAQRLNLESLEARQMLSASGFTPDYIKFLATTKAASSSTNSGYTPAEIRTAYGFSSTASFGSAAANGAGETIAIIDAYNDPNIASDLATFDSAYGIAAPPSFKVVNESGGSTLPSTDSSAGWEVEESLDVEWAHAIAPGANIILVEASSDSDTNLFAAVNYARNLSSVSVISMSWGSDDSTADTANDQALSSEYLVTPSGHQGITFVASTGDEGVANFPAESPNVLAVGGTDVYLNSNNTISSETAWEPQTSDGTTYSGGGGVSKEFSGRDVPDVSYDAGVGYAVYDSFDGTGGWIDVGGTSAGAPQWAALIAIADQGRAAASLGTLNGASQTLAALYAAPAADFHDITVGSTQYESAGPGYDLATGIGTPAANLLIPYLAGYGASTSTGGGTVSAPVSPATYSATAISSSQINLSWSLSSGATGYTIYEFEGTATNQTASSPNVVDVGTVGSSTASYSVTGLAAKTKYAFEIVASNTAGSGTTPWFNTTTQAAAVAIAAPTNAAAIATSSTTATLSWSASAGATGYLIYEKNGSSVTELGSSGTTSVSISGLTPGATESFYVVAYNATSTSAASNVASVTMPKTVALAAPTKVTATATSSTAGTLSWTDSPGATEYAIYYWNGRQAVYLGAVSGSTSSATISGMSAGTTYQFEVVAENSTSSAASGWISLTTPSSTPSKSALEYVLAESETSQTRWVV